From a single Bacillus pumilus genomic region:
- a CDS encoding PTS lactose/cellobiose transporter subunit IIA, translated as MTVLEEMQGAAFQIIAHAGEARSHYVEAIRLARADDFEKAQQLIEKGEAAFRSIHNLHLSLIQKEAAGEQLPFSLLLIHAEDQMLTTETIHLLAIEMIEMCKKMNALSK; from the coding sequence ATGACGGTATTAGAGGAAATGCAGGGAGCAGCCTTTCAAATCATTGCTCATGCGGGCGAGGCAAGAAGTCATTATGTCGAAGCGATTCGTCTAGCAAGAGCCGATGATTTTGAAAAAGCACAGCAGTTGATTGAAAAAGGGGAGGCAGCGTTTCGAAGCATCCACAACCTGCATTTGTCGCTGATCCAAAAAGAGGCGGCAGGGGAACAGCTTCCCTTTTCTTTATTGCTGATACATGCAGAAGATCAAATGCTCACAACAGAGACCATTCATCTGCTTGCCATCGAAATGATCGAAATGTGTAAAAAAATGAACGCCCTGTCAAAATAG
- a CDS encoding PTS sugar transporter subunit IIB, with protein sequence MKRIILACAAGMSTSIVVSKMKAAAEAKGLDYDIYAIPEGAIADELEEHGEDVQAILLGPQVSFMKKAAEKTAAPYRIPVDVINVRLYGTANGEKILEHALKLANES encoded by the coding sequence ATGAAACGAATCATTCTCGCTTGTGCCGCAGGAATGTCGACATCTATTGTAGTGTCTAAAATGAAGGCAGCCGCAGAAGCTAAAGGGCTGGATTATGATATATACGCCATACCTGAAGGGGCTATTGCGGATGAATTAGAAGAGCATGGAGAAGATGTACAGGCGATTTTACTTGGACCGCAAGTAAGCTTTATGAAAAAGGCAGCAGAAAAAACCGCCGCGCCTTATCGAATACCTGTCGATGTCATCAATGTGAGATTATACGGAACAGCAAACGGAGAAAAAATACTAGAGCATGCTCTGAAACTAGCTAATGAATCTTAA